The genomic window AAAATCAGGTAAATTTCCATTTTTATCCATCCACTCCTGAAGGAATTTTTTGGTTTTGGGATCTGATGGATAACCGCTTCCAAAATCTTCATTGATAGCTGTTTTGATATTTCCGATAAGCTCATCTCTTCTGACTTTTGCAATAATGGATGCTGCAGATACTATCGGGTATATGTCATCGGCACGATGCTCGGAAATAATTTCTGGACTTTTTTCTCCTTCATGTTTCTTTTCATATGCAGCAAGAAGTCTATTGCCGAACCTTTCTGCGTTCACGTCTGCAGCATCTACATATGCCAGATCGGGTTTCAGGTTTTCGAGGACACTAGAAAAACCCCTTACCATGATATCATTCATGCTCATTATGTTGCGTAGTTCATCTATCTGGCAGGCTTCTATTTCCTGAATAAAGATCCCATCGGCATATTTACGTATTTGGCGGGCGAGATTTTCCCTTTTTTTAGGGGACAGTTTTTTTGAGTCAGCCACACCCAGGTTCTTCAGGGCGTTTATGTTTGATTCATCTATAATAACACCGGCAACACACATTGATCCGATTACCGGTCCTTTGCCAGCTTCATCGATTCCTGCAATTTTCATAGTTATCCTCATCTTCAGATAAACAAAGTAAAGATAGCATATGCAATTGTCATCATCACTATTGAATGTTTCAATCCGGCAAGGACTTTTCCTTCACCCATTGCTCCTGCCATCAGGCCGGAACTCAGTCCCTGTATCAGACAGGCATGTTTGAATAATCTCGTATACTCATCCAGGTTAAAACTCGAAAGGAAACTTCCCTGTGTTCCAGAAGCAGCCATTTTTGCACCCGCATCTGCCATTTCTGTCAGGAAGGTAGTGGATATTACATAGATAACACCTACAAAGACAAGAAAAGCAATGTAGATAATCACTATATAAATCATCATGCTCATTGAACGTTCCCGTTTCATATCCTGTTCAGATGATGCATCACGTGATGCTACAAGTAAAACCTGGCCTATATCTCCACTGGACTCATTGGCCTTGGTAATAAGGGTAAATGACCTTGCCACAACCTGCGTCCTCAGTCGGTTTGCAAACCTGACAAGACTGTCATTTATATTTACTCCCCAGGAAATATCCCTCCATACCTTTTTTATTTCCTTGCTGAGAGTATCAGTCTCCTTTCTTGACATAAGCTTTATTGAATCCTGTAAGGTCATCCCGGTTTCATTAGTGCTGGCCAGTTTTTTCAACAGGTCCGGAATATTTTGTTCCAGCTTCTTCTTGCGCCGATTTTTCTTTTCATAGAATATTGTCAGGGGGGCAACTGTTGCAAAAAATCCAAATACAAGATAATCATCGATAAAATCAATTATCCCGGTGGGTAATCCGCCATCATTCATATTGAGCAGGAGAGGAATTATTATTATACATGCACCAATCGGGCCCGTTATAATCAGTGTATATTCGGGCTTTTCAAGCATTGGCTTTAAAGGATTCCTTATATATTTCTTATATTGAAGGCCCTTTTTTGATTTGATGAAACTTTCAAAATATCCGCGTTTTTGTACTTTGTCCTCATTTTCATCTATAACTTCCCCGTTTTCGTCATAAACCGGCTGGAGATGTAGGGGTACTTCGGGAATTCCGTGATCATATGTATCATTGGTCTTGAGTAACTTTGGTTCCCCGAGCTCGCCAGGTGTTATTATGCTTATCATAACAACAAACATGAGGGAACCGATGGGTAGGACAGCATATATGATTGCATACACCATTGACTTTGAACCGGAACCCATTATTATCATCATAACTCCCATTATTATTATAAACAGTGGGCCGGCCACAAATGCAGTTACATATGATTCAGAAAGCAACGCCAGTGTTTCCAGGAAACCTTTCTGGTCCACCATACTTTTCTGCAAATACTGGTCTGATTTATCCTGGAAATATTTTGCAATATCTCCTCCACTATCTATAATTGTAACAAGATTGTATATCAAATCCTGAAACCGGTCTGAAGGGGTAGTGCTGGATATATTTGTCAGTGCGGTTCTGATGTCATGTCCGAAATATTCCATATCCTTCACAATGGTATCGACTTCAACAGCCACTTCCCCATAGGTATCTTCCGCTTTTGCAAGGGATTTGAATACATCCAGGATATTCATCCCGCCCCTTGTTAATGCGTACATAAAAGTTACTGCATAGGGGAGCTGTTGATCGATATTATTTTTCCTTTCGCCAGCCTGGAATGCAGGATAAAACATGAAAAGAACATAAGTTATACCTCCCAGCACAAGTGTCAGGAAAACTACAATAAAAAAGCCTATTATAATATCCCTGTAGGCCAGTAACCATTCAAAAGATGAATTGATCTGAATGCCGGTGAGCTGATCAGGTAATCCTATGATCGTGAAAATAAGATACGCAAATAAAAGTCCCAGCAATGCCCCAAAAAACCCGGCAACAACAGAATAAAATATCCCTGCTGATACATACATCTCATAAGACACAGGAATTCGTGCCTGTTTGAGCTGGAGCTGAAGGTTTGAATAACTGTCGCCTTTTTCCTTAACCCTTTCTCCCAGCAAGGCAAAAGGAATTTTTCTGGCAAGTTCAAAAACAATCTGACCATAATCTTTCTCTGAATTGCTTTTCCTGTTTAACTTGAAGCGTGTTTTCAAATGTCTGAAAGAATTTGTTATTTTTTGTTTGAGCGATATTTTATTGGTTTGAGTCAGGCGGGATGTTTTATTGACAGGATTCGCAGATTTCCCGGTTGAATTAGATTCAACTGGGGCGTCATTTTCTTCAGTTTGTGATCCATCCAAGCTTATCCCACCACTTTCATTTATCCATTCCAAATCTGGTAAGGGTCTTTTCAGGTGTTGCCTGGTACTCTTTAATGATGGTAGCAATCTCTTTAAAGTCCCTTATGCCATTGTCCAACATATATTCAAGTATATCTTGCCGGGTTTGCAGTTCTCGCTTTATATCTTCTTCTTTCCAGCCTCTTCGTAGCTTTATATCATTCAATGCTTTGGATTTGCCTGTATGCCTGAAGGAATCAGTAGATGAATCCCAGGTAAATATGTCGTTGGTTCGAATATTGCGAGTATTTGGATCTATATCGGTGATCTCCACAAGCTTCAGGTTCCTCCTGACACGTTTGCCTGCTGAAAATGTCTGTGCCTGAATACTCATTATGTCAAGGGCCTGGATCATATTCCTGGGTACACTTATAGGAGGATTCTCCAGCCTGTGAATTGCCGATGACACAGAATCAGCATGCATCGTGGAGAATGTGGTATGGCCTGTAGACATTGCCTGGAACAACGTCAGTGCCTCTTTGCCCCTCACCTCACCTACAAGCAGGTACTCGGGTCTCTGTCTCAAAGCCGCTTTCAGCAGGTCGTACATGTCAACAGCTCCCCTTTCATCTGCTGTAAATGAATCCCTGGTTACTCCCGGTATCCAATTAATGTGCGGCAATTTAAGTTCCCTTGTATCCTCAAGGGAAATGATTTTTGCCTTTTCTGGTATGAAGAGGGAGACTGCATTCAATGATGAAGTCTTACCTGAAGCCGTGCCTCCTGCATATATAAGGCTCTTATTATTTTCAATACACAGCCACAGGTATGCCATTCCTGCTGCAGAGAAGGTGCCCCACTCAAGAAGGTCAATTGGTGTAATCGGGGTTTCACTGAATTTACGGATGGTGAATGTACTGCCGTGAGTGGTTACAGTTGTACCCAGAGTCATCTGGATACGGGACCCATCAGGCATTGTAGCATCTATCATTGGCTCGGCTACAGATATATGTTTACCACTTTTTTGAGCAAGCTGGATTATAAAAGAATTGAGTTCATCTTCATCAAAGTAGATATTAGTTGAAATATTGCTGTATTTTTTGTGGTAGAGAAAAACAGGCTTATCATGTCCATTACCTGATATATCTTCTATTCCATCGTCATACATCAGTGGATCTATTTTCCCCAGTCTGACAAAATCCCTTTTTACATAATAAATGATTTTTCCCAACATCAGAGGGGTAAATTTTATAGCATAATCCGTAAGGATGATCAGTATCTTATCTTCCAGTATCTTTTCTTTGTCCGCCAGTCTGTCAATATTTTCCACGAGTAAAACATCACGCAAACGATCCTTTATTTCTGTCAGGAAAACTTCTTCAAATTCATCCAATTTTGGCTCAACGATCTGGTACAGATAATCATTGAGGAGTTCATTATAAAGAATAACTACAAAACAAAATGGCTCATCAAGCCAATATCTCTCAATTTCTTCATAATTTGCTATCCCTTCAAAATATGTAATGGGACCATGGATAGCAGGGTCATACTGTTCGATTGGTTCTATTTCTCTTTCAAGGAGATTACGTATTTTCTGGACGAAATTAATATTTTTGAAACTCTTTTTTATTTTAGTTTGTGAATCAGTCTCTTCGCCTGATTCTTTATTTTCCTCTTCCAGCTCCTTTTCCAATAAATTTTCCGTGTCATCAGTTGCAGTAGGAGCTTGAGATAAGGACGTCTTCATCATACCGCTGTCATTTAGGTCTTCAGATTCATCGGATTCAGTTGTTTTTTCCTGTATTTCTTCAATATCTTTGTCAGCAGTTTCGTTTTCTGGATGTGGAGTGAAGAGATTTGGCAAACTTTCTTTAGAATAGGACGTATTTGATTCTCCACCGGATAGTTTACTTTGGTTTTCATTATTTTCGTTTGCAGACGGATTATCTCTACGTATTGTTTTTTCACCTTTGGAAGGTGTGAAAATAATTTCATCCTGTTTTTCTTTAACAAACAAGGTATCTTTTTGAGAGGATTTTTCATTTTTACGGAAGGATCCGGGTTTGAAAAGTTTTGGTTCTATCACTCCCGATTCTTCTTGCTTGCCAGTGGATGAGTTTTTATTGTTCTTTGAATTATCTCTCTTGCTTGAATAATCCATGCCCCTTTTTACGGAATCTTCATCACTCATTTTGTCACCGGAAATTAATATTATTTATGGGTATTATGGGCCTAAATGCAGTGTACATATATATCATTAATAATATTATAATCATTATTATAGTTATGGATATCACTCTCCTCTGTCCTATCCATGAAAAACATTAAATCTTAGATACCCATTACTTTCCAAGCATACAGACCAACTTTACGGAAGATCCCCATGCCCATTATAACACTGGATTATGAAGACCTTGAAAAACTTACAGGTACTGACCGGGATAGCATAATAGATAGGGTTCCCATGATCGGAGCAGATATCGAACGTCTTGAAGAGAAATCCATTGATATCGAATTCTTCCCCGACCGTCCCGACCTATATAGTGTCGAAGGTGTTTCCAGAGCAATGCGTGGGTTTATGGATATCGAAACAGGGCCTGTAATATATGATATTAATGATTCAGATGTTGAAATATCTCTGGATGAAGATATAAATAATATCCGTCCTGTGCTTGCTTGTGCGATTGTCCGCGGAGTCAAATTCACCGAATCCTCAATAAAATCCCTGATGGACCTGCAGGAATCCCTGCATTGGGGATTGGGGAGAGATCGTAAGAAAGTATCCATCGGAGTTCATGACCTCTCCGGGATCAAACCACCTTTCAAGTATATCGGTGCGGACCCATCAGTGGAATTTGTTCCTCTCGATTTCACCGAACCCATGAACCTGGCAGACATTCTTGAAAAACATCCCAAAGGCACACGTTTTGCCCATCTTCTTGACGGCTATTCAAAATATCCCCTTATACTTGATGCTAAGGATCAGGTGCTTTCCTTCCCACCTATTATAAACGGAACGCTAACAATGGTGGACAAAAATACCACCGATCTTTTCATAGATGTAACAGGCCTGAGCGCGGAGGTTTATACAGCCCTTAACATTGTTGTGGCTGCACTTGCCGATCGAGGAGGCAGGATTGAATCTGTTAAGATCAATTATCCCGACGGGGAATCAAAAATAACTCCTGATCTCTCACCGGAAAAACATATTATTTCAATGGATGAAGTAAAATCCCTTGTTGGTATGGACTTCACATCAGAGGAAGTGGCAGGCCATTTGAGAAAAATGCGCTATGCAGCATCACCTGCAGACACCAATACAGTGGAGATAGAAATTCCTCCCTACAGGGCAGATATTCTGCACAATTATGACATTATTGAAGACATTGCAATTTCAGTAGGTTTTGACAACATTGAGGCAATATTCCCGTCCACTTCCACAACAGGTGAGGCACACCCCCTTTCCCTGCTGCAGGATAGTATCAGGGAGATTATGGTTGGATTGGGATATTCTGAAGTGATGCCGTTCACCCTTACCAGTGAGAAGGTGCATTTTGATAATATGAGAAGGGCACATACAGAAGATGTGACACCTGTAATGCATCCCATCAGTGAAGATCAGACAATGATACGCACGACCCTTCTGCCCAACCAGCTGGAAATTCTTTCCCTGAACCAGCATCATGAACTGCCTCAGCGCATATTTGAGGTCGGTGAGGCTATCGTAAATTGTGCAAATAAACTGCATCTGGCAGCTACTTCTATCCATGCTCTGGCAAATTTCGAGGAAATAAGAGAAATCGTTGATTCAATGATGATGGAGCGAAACATCCCTTATTCAGTCAAGCCATCAGAAGACCCGGCATTTATTGAAGGCAGGAGAGTAGATATTTTGGTAAACGATACAAAAGTGGGTGTAATGGGCGAAATTCATCCGCAAGTCATACTCAATTTCGGGCTTGGACAACCGGTTGTAGGTTTTGAAATAAACCTGGATGAATAACTAACTGATA from Methanohalophilus halophilus includes these protein-coding regions:
- the pheT gene encoding phenylalanine--tRNA ligase subunit beta; this encodes MPIITLDYEDLEKLTGTDRDSIIDRVPMIGADIERLEEKSIDIEFFPDRPDLYSVEGVSRAMRGFMDIETGPVIYDINDSDVEISLDEDINNIRPVLACAIVRGVKFTESSIKSLMDLQESLHWGLGRDRKKVSIGVHDLSGIKPPFKYIGADPSVEFVPLDFTEPMNLADILEKHPKGTRFAHLLDGYSKYPLILDAKDQVLSFPPIINGTLTMVDKNTTDLFIDVTGLSAEVYTALNIVVAALADRGGRIESVKINYPDGESKITPDLSPEKHIISMDEVKSLVGMDFTSEEVAGHLRKMRYAASPADTNTVEIEIPPYRADILHNYDIIEDIAISVGFDNIEAIFPSTSTTGEAHPLSLLQDSIREIMVGLGYSEVMPFTLTSEKVHFDNMRRAHTEDVTPVMHPISEDQTMIRTTLLPNQLEILSLNQHHELPQRIFEVGEAIVNCANKLHLAATSIHALANFEEIREIVDSMMMERNIPYSVKPSEDPAFIEGRRVDILVNDTKVGVMGEIHPQVILNFGLGQPVVGFEINLDE
- a CDS encoding type II/IV secretion system ATPase subunit, translating into MSDEDSVKRGMDYSSKRDNSKNNKNSSTGKQEESGVIEPKLFKPGSFRKNEKSSQKDTLFVKEKQDEIIFTPSKGEKTIRRDNPSANENNENQSKLSGGESNTSYSKESLPNLFTPHPENETADKDIEEIQEKTTESDESEDLNDSGMMKTSLSQAPTATDDTENLLEKELEEENKESGEETDSQTKIKKSFKNINFVQKIRNLLEREIEPIEQYDPAIHGPITYFEGIANYEEIERYWLDEPFCFVVILYNELLNDYLYQIVEPKLDEFEEVFLTEIKDRLRDVLLVENIDRLADKEKILEDKILIILTDYAIKFTPLMLGKIIYYVKRDFVRLGKIDPLMYDDGIEDISGNGHDKPVFLYHKKYSNISTNIYFDEDELNSFIIQLAQKSGKHISVAEPMIDATMPDGSRIQMTLGTTVTTHGSTFTIRKFSETPITPIDLLEWGTFSAAGMAYLWLCIENNKSLIYAGGTASGKTSSLNAVSLFIPEKAKIISLEDTRELKLPHINWIPGVTRDSFTADERGAVDMYDLLKAALRQRPEYLLVGEVRGKEALTLFQAMSTGHTTFSTMHADSVSSAIHRLENPPISVPRNMIQALDIMSIQAQTFSAGKRVRRNLKLVEITDIDPNTRNIRTNDIFTWDSSTDSFRHTGKSKALNDIKLRRGWKEEDIKRELQTRQDILEYMLDNGIRDFKEIATIIKEYQATPEKTLTRFGMDK
- a CDS encoding type II secretion system F family protein, with protein sequence MDGSQTEENDAPVESNSTGKSANPVNKTSRLTQTNKISLKQKITNSFRHLKTRFKLNRKSNSEKDYGQIVFELARKIPFALLGERVKEKGDSYSNLQLQLKQARIPVSYEMYVSAGIFYSVVAGFFGALLGLLFAYLIFTIIGLPDQLTGIQINSSFEWLLAYRDIIIGFFIVVFLTLVLGGITYVLFMFYPAFQAGERKNNIDQQLPYAVTFMYALTRGGMNILDVFKSLAKAEDTYGEVAVEVDTIVKDMEYFGHDIRTALTNISSTTPSDRFQDLIYNLVTIIDSGGDIAKYFQDKSDQYLQKSMVDQKGFLETLALLSESYVTAFVAGPLFIIIMGVMMIIMGSGSKSMVYAIIYAVLPIGSLMFVVMISIITPGELGEPKLLKTNDTYDHGIPEVPLHLQPVYDENGEVIDENEDKVQKRGYFESFIKSKKGLQYKKYIRNPLKPMLEKPEYTLIITGPIGACIIIIPLLLNMNDGGLPTGIIDFIDDYLVFGFFATVAPLTIFYEKKNRRKKKLEQNIPDLLKKLASTNETGMTLQDSIKLMSRKETDTLSKEIKKVWRDISWGVNINDSLVRFANRLRTQVVARSFTLITKANESSGDIGQVLLVASRDASSEQDMKRERSMSMMIYIVIIYIAFLVFVGVIYVISTTFLTEMADAGAKMAASGTQGSFLSSFNLDEYTRLFKHACLIQGLSSGLMAGAMGEGKVLAGLKHSIVMMTIAYAIFTLFI
- the rnhB gene encoding ribonuclease HII: MKIAGIDEAGKGPVIGSMCVAGVIIDESNINALKNLGVADSKKLSPKKRENLARQIRKYADGIFIQEIEACQIDELRNIMSMNDIMVRGFSSVLENLKPDLAYVDAADVNAERFGNRLLAAYEKKHEGEKSPEIISEHRADDIYPIVSAASIIAKVRRDELIGNIKTAINEDFGSGYPSDPKTKKFLQEWMDKNGNLPDFVRHSWKTAAKIKGSK